The Thermus aquaticus DNA window CGAGGTCGGCCCGCTTCTTGCCCTCCGCCTTCACCCCGGCGAAGTCCGCGAACTCGGTGAGGATCCACTTGGCCTCCTCCAGGCCAAGGGGCTTCCCCCGGTTCTTCCCCGGGGCGGGCTTGAGGAGGAGGTGGGGGTAGGGGAGGGGCTGGTGGGAGGCGAGGAAGGCCCTCTGGGGGAGCCAGTCGGCGAGGACCTCCCGGGCGAGAGGGGAGAGGGGGACCTCCCGGAGCTTGGTCCCCCGCACCAGTAGGCTCTTCTCCCGCACGTCCTCCTTCCAGAGGTCCGCCACCTCCTTCACCGTGAGGCCCACCTCCCCCAGGAGGACGAGGAGGACCCGGAGGAGGGGACGCCAGTAGGCGAGGGGATAGGCCCCGGCCTTTTCCAGGAGGTCCTGGTAGGCCTCCTCGGGCATGGCCCGGGAGGGGGCGACCACGGGAAGCTCCTGGCGGGAGGGGAGGCGCACGTGGGACGGCATGGGAT harbors:
- a CDS encoding recombinase XerD: MAESLGLEVWDHPEERKRVVGEALARWDEEVLKEALWAYLVRRRKKPDRAAPHYVGYFVRWLALKGRRWPHLEAEDPKAFLLEAKEKGFPGGERGPLSWGTVERARASLRHLFPFLDWAGHPMPSHVRLPSRQELPVVAPSRAMPEEAYQDLLEKAGAYPLAYWRPLLRVLLVLLGEVGLTVKEVADLWKEDVREKSLLVRGTKLREVPLSPLAREVLADWLPQRAFLASHQPLPYPHLLLKPAPGKNRGKPLGLEEAKWILTEFADFAGVKAEGKKRADLALPLRWRAIRRFLKEGHPREKVAYWTGMKSLVVPGWGEEF